The Terriglobus sp. TAA 43 sequence TGCGTTTGCCGGTGTTTGCGTTGATTGCAATCAGCGAGTCGCCATAAAGGTTTGAGCCGGTGCGATTGGCGCCGTAGAAGTTGTACTTGGGGCTGGCGGTGGGTACGAACAGGATGCCGCGTTTTACATCGAGCGCCATGCCTCCCCATGCATTTGCTCCGCCTACGGTCTTCCATGCATCCTTCGGCCATGTGTCGTAGCCGTATTCGCCGGGATGCGGAATGGTGTGGAAGATCCACGTCATCTTGCCGGTGAGGACGTTGTACGCGCGGATGTCGCCGGGTGCGGAGTCATATTCTTCGTTGGTGGCTGAGCCGAGAATCACCAGGTCGCCGAAGACTCGGCCAGGATTGTAGGACTGCACCAGCGTCAGTTTGTTCACGTCGCGGCCCAGGCCTTCACGCAGATCGACGTTGCCTTCTTTGCCGAAGGTGGTGATGGATTTGCCGGTGGCTGCGTTAATTTCGCGCAGTTGATTGTCTACTGCAAAGATGAGGCGCTGATCCTTGCCATCGGCGCTCTGCCAGTAAGCGAGGCCGCGCGTGGGAACCAGAGGCGTCTTCGCGTCCAGCGGATGCGACCACAGTTGTTTACCAGTGCCTGCGTCCAAAGCCACGATGCTGTTGTTCTGTGCCAGCACATACATCGTTGTGCCGATGATGAGCGGATTGAAAACGTAGCCACGGCCATCGCCGGTGGCGACGCGCCATGCTTCCTGTAGATGACTAACGTTGGTTCGGTTGATCTGCTTCAGCGATGAGTATTGCGTGCCGTCTTCTGAACCGCCGTAAGCGCGCCATGTTGCATGCGCGTCTGTGGATGTTTGTGCGAAGGCTGATGTCGCGATGAGAACACTGGTGAAGGCAAGAGAGCTAAGCAGGTTGTGCCGTGGTGGCATCGACTGACTCCGTGGTCCGTTGTTCGATTGCATGTGCGCGTGCTTCAAATGCCTGCTGGTCGCGTGCGCGCCACAACGCTCCCTCAATCGGATCAACCACGCCATCGCGTGTTTGCAGCGATGGGAAGTCTTTGCGCAACGACGCAATCAATGCTTCGCGCACGGGGACCACGCGTTCCATGATGCTGCCTGCGAAGGCAAGCTGCGGAACGAAGGTGGCGTCGCCCTGCAGCGTTTGTAACTTGCGAATCAGCAGGCGCACCAAGTGGGCGAGTGCTTCGCCTTCAGCCTTCAATACTTCCTGTGCAACAGGATCGCCGTGCTGCGCCACGCTGTACACAAGCTGCGCGAGTCGAGATACATCCGGTGCAGGTGTGCGGTTGGCGTATTCAATCAGCAGGTCCAGCGAGGGCAGATTCCAGAAATCGATCACGGCCTGTTGCAACGCCGTAGTGCGGCCCTCGTCGATGGCCATGAAGACGGAACGGATGGCGCGTAGGCCAATGGCGTGTCCGGAACCCTGATCCGAGAGCACGGGCCCCCATCCACCGGTGTTGGCCATCTTGCCGGAAGGTGTGCGGCCCGCAACATTGGAGCCCGTTCCTGCCAGTACAAGAATGCCGGGGCCGCCACGGAAGGCAGCGTCGAGCGCGATCTCTACATCGCCCAGAAGCAAGAGCTGTCCGCTGATACGTTCTGCGATGGTTTCGCGCAGCCAATCGGCCACCATGGGAACGGTTTCGCCTGCGGTTCCTACGCAGGTGCGCAGTACGGATGACATGGCAATGCCGCTCTGCGCGGTCAGGCCGCGAAGTCCCTCTTCCAGATTCTGCAGTGCGGTATCCGCATCGGTGCGAAGACGCTTGATGGTGCCGGTGCGCTGCCTCGCCAGCGTGCGTGTTTCATCGGCCAGTACAAAGTCCGTTTTTGTGCCGCCCGCATCAATCGCCAGAAAATACGCCATAAGGTAACTTTACTTGGCTGAAGCCGTGAATGGGGCGTATCGCACCCCGAAAGTCCCATGTTATTCCCCCATTTCCAAACAAAAAAGGCCGCGACGGAATAATTCTCCGTCGCGGCATTCTTATTGCGTTTAGAAGTAGATTTTTGCGGCCAGTTCAATGGAGCGAGCGGCATTGAGTGTTGACGTAATCTGGCCTGCCGAGGCCGAGTCGATATTCGTCACGGGCGTGGCAAAGGTAGTGTGGTTGAAGACGTTGAAGAACGATCCGCGGAACTCAAGAGAACGGGTGTCGCCAAAGGGGACTTTCTTCAGCACTGAGACGTCGAACTGCACCAGACCGTCGTTGCGCATGGTGTTGGTGCCGCCGTTGCCGTAGGTGTATTGCGCGGGGATGCTGAAGGCATCCGTGCCACCGGTGGGGCAGGAGGCGTTGTGCGAGTCGTAATACCAGCAGCCGGGCCTGCGTACCATCTGCGGACGTCCGGTGATGTTCGGACGTTGGCCGCCAAGGCCGGTGTTTGCCTGGTCGTTGCTAATGCTCAGGGTGAAGGGCAGGCCAGACTGCATGGTGCCTACGCCGGAAAGACTCCAGTTACCAATGAGGCCCTGCACCACGCCGCTTGCGCCCGAGGCAAACATTTTGCCTTTGCCGAAGGGCAATTCATACAGGCCGCTGGTTACGAAGTTGTGCTTGATGTCGTAGTTGCAGGGGCCGTAGTAACGGATGTTGCTGCTTTGCTCGCGCGTCTGGCCGTTGAAGGTGCCATCGGTCAGGCAGGCTCCGTAGGTGTAAGAAGCGAGGAAGGTGGCTCCATTGAATGCGCGCGCCTCAAACTTGGTTTGCAGTGAGTTGTAGTTGGCGTTGCCAGCGTACTTTGAGAGTCCGATGGTGCCCCACTGTGGGAAGGGACGACGCGTTTGGATGGTACCTGCGCCGGGGAACGGATCGTTGATCTGGAAGGGCTGCACGATGTGTTGCGTGCGGTTGCCAACGTACGCCACGTCCAGTGAGATTTTGCGGCCAAACTGATGCTGCACGGCCAGGTTGTATTCCTGCGCGTAGGTGTTCTTCACGCGGAGGTCCATGGTGGTGAGGCTGGGTTGCGAGCAGGAGAGCGCTACATATCCAAATGAGCAGACTGAGTTGCTGGTGTTGGCGGCGACGATGGGCTGACCGGAGTAGAAGTCGCCAAAGGTGAGGTTGGGGACGCGTACATTTGCTGAGTTTGGCGTGTTGTTGTTGTTCAGAGTTTGTGATGCGATGAAGGGGACAACGTTCTGCGTGTTGTTGATGGCGTTGTTATCCGGGAAGAGATAGAAGATGCCGTAGCCTGCGCGGATAACGGTGTTCTCTTCTGCCTTGTAAGCAAGGCCGATGCGTGGCCCCATATTGACGCGGGCTGCGGGGCGAATGGATGTGGGCAGGCCAAGGTCGTTGCTGCCTTGAATGCGGTCTGAGAACAGCGAGTAGAGATACGGTGTGCCGGGCTGCGCGTTCATCGAGAAGTCTGACGGGATGACCAGCTTGCCATTGGCAGGGTTCCAGCCTGAGGTTTGGCCCTTGATGCCGTTGTAGAAGGGGTTGATCTCGTAACGTAAGCCTGCGTTGATGGTGAGTTTCGAACTCGCCTTGTAATCGTCTTGGACGTACATTGTCTGGAAGTTGACGTAGTTGCCCCACGGCTGGCGGAAGTAGCTGCGCAGCCCGGATGCGGGATAGCCCAGCAGGAAGTCCGCGAAGTTATCGCCGGAGTAGGAGTTGCTGAAGGTGAACGTACCTACCGAATTTGAGCCGAAGAGATAAGTGTTGGTGTCGTGGAAGTTTTCGTAGCCGAAGCGGACCTCATGCTTACCGCTGGTGTACGTGGAGCGGATGACGTACTGCCACGAGCGAATCTTGTTCTGCTTGGGATAGTTGCCGCTTTGGCCCGTGAAACCAGCGTAGTTGGAGATGCTGAGCTGCGGCATGCCCTGATATTGATCGGGCGATAGACCTTCGAGGCCTTTGACGCCGGCTTGCTGATTGATGTTCTGCCCTTGCAGCGAGCTGGTGAAGAAGAAGACGCTGCGGTAGTACGAGAACTGCGCTTCGGTCAGCCACTTTGGCGAGAATATGTGTGTTTCTCGCAGCACCAGATTCTGGCCACGACTGCGAAGGGGAAAACCACCAAGCGCAGGGAATGGATTGGGATCTGTCTCATGGTTATCTGTGATGGAATAGCGACCCATCAAGCGGTCCTTGGAGAAGAGCGTCTGATCAACGCGAATGTCGCCCTGGTTCAGTTGCTGCTTCAAACGGTTTGTCAGCACAGCATGAGAAACAGTGCCACGAAGCTGGTTTGCATCCGGCATGTATTTCAGGAAGAACTGTGCCTGCGGCACGATGCGGTTTGAGGGGATCGTATTGTTCGCAAATGCCAGTCCGGTGAGCGGGTCTTTGAGCGTGATGCCGGTGCCTTGGTAGTTGCCGCCACGCATCGCGGCGCTGGGTACGATGTTGTCGAAATTCTGGCCCAGCGTATACAGCGTTGATTGCAGATCAAGGAAGAAGAAGGTGTGGTCCTTCACGATCGGTCCGCCAACGGCAATGCCGAACTGATTGCGATGCAATGGCTGATTGCGACGCGTGGAACCGGCAGGCGGAACATAGAAGTAGTTCTTCGCGTCGAAGGCGTTGTTGCGCAGGAACTCATACGCCGTGCCGTGGTACGCGTTGGTGCCGCTCTTCAACGTGGCGTTCACAATCGTGGGGCTGTGGCCGTAGTCAGCGGGCATGTTGCTGGATTCCACTTTGAATTCCTGCAACGCGTCCACGTTGGGCGAGATGAGCGTGCCGCCAAGCTGCGATTCCGTGATGTTTGATCCATCCAGATACCATCCGGTCCACGACGGCGAGAGGCCGTTCACATTCACGTTGACCGCACTGGCGCGGATGGATGTGCCGCCGGAAGCGATGTTCTGTCCACCCTGAATGAAGCTGACACCGGGCGTAAGCTGCGTGAGTTGCCAGAAGTTGCGGCCGTTCAACGGCACGTTCTGCACCGTCTGTGTATCAATGACTTGGCCCACGGCAGACGATGCTTCATTCAGCAGCGGTGTTTGCGTGGCGATCACGTCCACCTTGTCAGAGATCGCGCCCACGTGCAGTACGGGGTTGATGGTGGCTCGCTGAGCCACCTGCAGCTCTGTGTCGGCAATCTGTGCGGAGGTGAAACCATCGTGCGCAATGGTGATGGAGTAATGGCCGATTTGTAGATTGGGGACGTTGTATACGCCGCTGCCATCGGAAGTTGCGGTGCGCGTTTCACCTGTGCCCAGGTTGCGGATGGTTACGGTTGCGCCGGGAATAGCGGCGCCCGTATCGTCCTGCACGGTGCCGAGGATGGTGCCGGTATTGGACTGCGCGTGGGCCACGGCGACGCAGGCAAGTGCAAGCGATACAGAGAGGATGGCCTTTCGGGAAAAGTGCAGCGGCGTCATAGGAGTCTGCTCCGTCGGAGTGTTTTGATTTTGCCGATTTCCGGAAGCATGTATGGCGACTGCAGAGCGACGCGGGTCTGGCAGAATCGGAAGCGTTTCCGAAAATACGCACCGTCACCCTGTATTGTCAATAAACTCGTCACTCCTTGGGCACCTGTGGCACAATTTTGTCGGAAACGCTTCCGCTATGGATTGACAAGGGAATCCTGCAGCGCTGATGCTTGTCGGAAACGCTTCCAATTTCGGCGTCCACGAAAGACTGGTTTTCAGAAAACTATGAGCAGCTTGCAGACAAAACAACTGAATGGAAAAACCGCGTTGGTGACGGGTGCCAGCAGCGGCATTGGTGCCGCCTCGGCCTTGGCATTGGCCGCTGCCGGAGCGCACGTGCTGATCCACTACAACTCGCAGGCCGATGAGGCGCAGAAGGTGCTGGATCAGGTCCGCGCTGCCGGAGCAGACGGCGAAATCGTGCAGGCCGACCTGGGCACATGGGACGGCACGCAGGTTCTCTGCCGCTATGCGGAAGACCGGCAAATCGACATCCTGGTGAACAATGCCGGATCTCTCGTGCAGCGCACGCGTGTGCTGGAGTTCACGCATGAGCTGTGGGAGAAGGTGATGATGCTGAATCTCACCAGCGCCTTCTTCCTGTCGCAGGCGGTGTTGCGCGGCATGAGCGAACGCAAGAGCGGCGTCATCATCAACATGTCGTCCGTGGCTGCACGCTTTGGTGGTGGCTTGGGAGCGCTGGCTTACTCGTCCGCGAAGGCTGCAGTTTCGACGATGACGAAAGGGCTGACTAAGGAATTTGCGCCGCAGGGAGTGCGTGTGAACTGCATTTCGCCCGGCACGGTGGACACGGGCTATCACCGCTCGTTCTCTACGCAGGAAGGTCTGGACGGAGTGCGTGCTGCAACGCCGATTGGAAGGCTGGGAACGGCGGAGGAGATTGCCGATCTGGTGGTGTTCTTATCCAGCGATCAGGCGACGTTTATCCATGGCCAGGTGATTGAGATCAACGGCGGATTCTTCATGGCGTAGGTTGGGAATCAGGAAAAAGAAGGGCGCCCACAGGGCGCCCTTTTGCATGAAAGTAATCATTCGGAGTTTCAGACGGCGGGAGCGATGTCGCGTCGGCGTGCCACGCGCGGCAGTGTCCATACCAGCGTTGCTGCGATGATGGGCAGTGTTCCGAAGAGCATGAACACTGGCCGGAACGAGTAATGATCGACGAGCCAGCCAGTGCACAGGCTGAAGACCATGCCGCCGAAGCCGGAACCCATGCTGGCAAGTCCCCAGATGGAAGCGACAGCGTTCTTCGGATAAAGATCACGCGGAATGGCGAGTACGTTCGCCAGCGCGCCGCTGTAGCCGAAGGTAGCCGTGGAGATCAGAGCGATGCTCAATGCCGCACTGCTGACCATGGCCGCCGGAAACGCGCAGACCATGCATGCGGAGAAGAACAGAACGCTGATGCGGCGGGCTGTCTGATCGTTGACGCCGCGCTTCATGATCAGCGCGGTCAAGAAGCCTCCCGCGAGATTGCCGAGGCCCGCGGTCGCAAAGGGAATCCAGCCGATCTTTCCAATCTGCGCCAGCGTGTAGCCGTGGCCCATTTTCAGGTATTGCGGGAACCAGAAGGTGTAGAAGTACCAGACCGGATCAGCGAAGACCTTGCTCAGAGTGAACTGCCACACAAAGCGGTCCTGAATGAGCGAAAGAACGGAAGGCGCGGGAACGACCGGTTCTGCAGGATTAACAGGTGGTGTGCGATAGATCAGCAGCCACACGACCATCCAGATGAATCCAAGAACGCCAACGATGGCGAATGATGCTTTCCACCCGAAGCTGATGGCACACCACGCGAGCAGCGGTGGCGCGAGCATGGCTCCAATGGCCGCGCCGCTATTGAAGATTCCTGAAGCAAGAGAGCGCTCACGTGCAGGGAACCATTCGCCAATGACTTTTACGCCTGCGGGATAGTTGCCCGCCTCGCCCATGCCCAGCAGAAAGCGATAGATGCCGAGCGAGAATGCACCGGTGGTCAAGCTGGTGAGAATCTCTGCGGCAGACCAGAAAGCAATGGTCAATGAATAACCTTTGCGACTGCCGAGACGATCCAACAGCGGTCCGGAGATGCCGTTCATGATGGTGTACGCCAGCATGAACGCAAAGATGATCTGGCTGTACGTGCCTGCGGAGATGTGGAACTGATCGAGCAGGACCGGCGCCATGACAGAGAGTGTCTGTCGATCGAGATAGTTGATAACCGTAGCGAAAAACGTCATCGCCAGCATGGCCCAGCGCATGCGGCTGAGCGTGAATGTGGCGTTTGTTTCCGCAGACGGATTCGTTATAGCTGAGGTGCTCATGCGAGTCCCTGCTTTGCAAGGTGCGTGCGCACGGCTTGCAAATCCTTCTTCATCGTTGCAAGCACTTGTTCGCGAGGAAGCGTGAGTGTGGTCTTGCCGTTTTCTGCGCCGCCCAGCGGATATTCAAAGTGCAGTTGCAGCGGACCGTTGAAGTTCTGCGTCTTCACGATGCCGAGGAACTGATCGAAGTGCACCATGCCTTCGTTGATGGGGCACCAGTGCGGTACGAACACGCCGGTAGCGCCGAGACTCTTGTCATAAGGATCGGCGTGCGTGTTGCTCTTTTCATTGCGCGCCCACAGGAAGTCCTTCAGCGCGATGCCGCGCATCCAGTCTGCGGAGAGCTTGCTGGTGCAGATCCATCCGCCGTAACCGCCTTCCACGGTGGCGTGGCCAATGTCGTAGTTGAAGCCAAACCATTTCGGATCGATTCCGCGGAACATCTCCCATAGGTCCCAGATGGTTGCGCCAATGGCTTCCGGGCCGGAGTGTGTGTGATACATCGCAGCAACGCCGTTCTTCTGGCTAAGGTCTGCAAGTGCTCGTACGCCGGGGCGCATTGCATCCAGCTGCGCCACGATGGGCTTGTTCGTTTCATACTTCAGGCCGCCCCAGCGATAGTGATGAATACCTTCACCAGCAGCGGCTTCCAGAATCTTCTTCGCCATCGGCATGGTGGCGGGCGTGATCTCCGTGCTGACCATGGAGACTTCCAATCCGGCTTTGCGTACGGCGGCAACGGCTTTCGGCAGATCAGTGGTGACGTTCTCCGGTAGCACGTGGCCTTCCGCGCGCACCGTCATGTCGATAGCGTCAAAGCCCATATCCTTGGCGGCAATCGCAGCTTCTCCAATGGGCATGAACTGCAGATGCTTGGAGAAGATGGATACCTTCAACGGGCCGGCCGGTGGCGCAGGTGTGATGTTGCGTGTGGATTCCGCACGCATCGTTGTTGATCCAAAAGCCTGTGCTGCGCCCGCCATGGCCGCGCCCAGCAGAAGCGATCGGCGTGACATTCCCCATTCTGTTTCGTTCTGCATGTGCGTTACCTCTTTGCGGTCGATGTTGTGGTTGAGGGCAGTGCAAAGGTCAGCAGCGTTGACCCTGCCGTGACGGAGACGTATTGCTTGCCGTCAACGGCGTAGGTCATCGGCGGGCCTTTCATGCCCACGTTGGTGTCGTAATGCCAAAGAATCTTTCCGGTCTTCTCATCGGCGGCACAGAATGCGCCGTTGGGATCGGCGTAGAAGACAAGTCCTCCTGCGGTAGCGATCACGCCGGACCATGTCTTCAGAACAAGCGCGCCGGGCTGTGCAATCTCCCATTTGGTTTCGGCAGTTTCAATGTCGATCGCGCGTACGAAGCGCTGCTGCAACCCCTGTGCTGCAGGCGTGCCGGGCGCAGCCTTGGGATCGCCACAAGCCTCAATCGTCATCATGTAATACCAATGCGTGGTGGGGCTGAATGCGGTGGATGTCCAGTTGGCGCCGTTGTCCGGGCAATTGCGCTGCTTGGTTGGCATGGTGGAGGGCAGCGACTTGTTGAGGATGGGGCGGCCATTCGCGTCGATGCCGGTTGCCCAGTTGATGCGCTTCAGGAATGGCTTCGCTTCCAACAGTTTGCCGTTGGTGCGATCGAAGACGTAGAAGAATCCGTTGCGATCCGCGTGCAGCAACAGTTTGCGTGGCTGACCCTGGAATGTTGTGTTGACGAGGACGGGTGGTTCCACGGCATCACGATCCGCAAGATCATGAGGCGTGAACTGGAAGTACCACTTCACTTTG is a genomic window containing:
- a CDS encoding sugar phosphate isomerase/epimerase, whose translation is MQNETEWGMSRRSLLLGAAMAGAAQAFGSTTMRAESTRNITPAPPAGPLKVSIFSKHLQFMPIGEAAIAAKDMGFDAIDMTVRAEGHVLPENVTTDLPKAVAAVRKAGLEVSMVSTEITPATMPMAKKILEAAAGEGIHHYRWGGLKYETNKPIVAQLDAMRPGVRALADLSQKNGVAAMYHTHSGPEAIGATIWDLWEMFRGIDPKWFGFNYDIGHATVEGGYGGWICTSKLSADWMRGIALKDFLWARNEKSNTHADPYDKSLGATGVFVPHWCPINEGMVHFDQFLGIVKTQNFNGPLQLHFEYPLGGAENGKTTLTLPREQVLATMKKDLQAVRTHLAKQGLA
- a CDS encoding MFS transporter, translating into MSTSAITNPSAETNATFTLSRMRWAMLAMTFFATVINYLDRQTLSVMAPVLLDQFHISAGTYSQIIFAFMLAYTIMNGISGPLLDRLGSRKGYSLTIAFWSAAEILTSLTTGAFSLGIYRFLLGMGEAGNYPAGVKVIGEWFPARERSLASGIFNSGAAIGAMLAPPLLAWCAISFGWKASFAIVGVLGFIWMVVWLLIYRTPPVNPAEPVVPAPSVLSLIQDRFVWQFTLSKVFADPVWYFYTFWFPQYLKMGHGYTLAQIGKIGWIPFATAGLGNLAGGFLTALIMKRGVNDQTARRISVLFFSACMVCAFPAAMVSSAALSIALISTATFGYSGALANVLAIPRDLYPKNAVASIWGLASMGSGFGGMVFSLCTGWLVDHYSFRPVFMLFGTLPIIAATLVWTLPRVARRRDIAPAV
- a CDS encoding carboxypeptidase regulatory-like domain-containing protein translates to MTPLHFSRKAILSVSLALACVAVAHAQSNTGTILGTVQDDTGAAIPGATVTIRNLGTGETRTATSDGSGVYNVPNLQIGHYSITIAHDGFTSAQIADTELQVAQRATINPVLHVGAISDKVDVIATQTPLLNEASSAVGQVIDTQTVQNVPLNGRNFWQLTQLTPGVSFIQGGQNIASGGTSIRASAVNVNVNGLSPSWTGWYLDGSNITESQLGGTLISPNVDALQEFKVESSNMPADYGHSPTIVNATLKSGTNAYHGTAYEFLRNNAFDAKNYFYVPPAGSTRRNQPLHRNQFGIAVGGPIVKDHTFFFLDLQSTLYTLGQNFDNIVPSAAMRGGNYQGTGITLKDPLTGLAFANNTIPSNRIVPQAQFFLKYMPDANQLRGTVSHAVLTNRLKQQLNQGDIRVDQTLFSKDRLMGRYSITDNHETDPNPFPALGGFPLRSRGQNLVLRETHIFSPKWLTEAQFSYYRSVFFFTSSLQGQNINQQAGVKGLEGLSPDQYQGMPQLSISNYAGFTGQSGNYPKQNKIRSWQYVIRSTYTSGKHEVRFGYENFHDTNTYLFGSNSVGTFTFSNSYSGDNFADFLLGYPASGLRSYFRQPWGNYVNFQTMYVQDDYKASSKLTINAGLRYEINPFYNGIKGQTSGWNPANGKLVIPSDFSMNAQPGTPYLYSLFSDRIQGSNDLGLPTSIRPAARVNMGPRIGLAYKAEENTVIRAGYGIFYLFPDNNAINNTQNVVPFIASQTLNNNNTPNSANVRVPNLTFGDFYSGQPIVAANTSNSVCSFGYVALSCSQPSLTTMDLRVKNTYAQEYNLAVQHQFGRKISLDVAYVGNRTQHIVQPFQINDPFPGAGTIQTRRPFPQWGTIGLSKYAGNANYNSLQTKFEARAFNGATFLASYTYGACLTDGTFNGQTREQSSNIRYYGPCNYDIKHNFVTSGLYELPFGKGKMFASGASGVVQGLIGNWSLSGVGTMQSGLPFTLSISNDQANTGLGGQRPNITGRPQMVRRPGCWYYDSHNASCPTGGTDAFSIPAQYTYGNGGTNTMRNDGLVQFDVSVLKKVPFGDTRSLEFRGSFFNVFNHTTFATPVTNIDSASAGQITSTLNAARSIELAAKIYF
- a CDS encoding SDR family NAD(P)-dependent oxidoreductase; the encoded protein is MSSLQTKQLNGKTALVTGASSGIGAASALALAAAGAHVLIHYNSQADEAQKVLDQVRAAGADGEIVQADLGTWDGTQVLCRYAEDRQIDILVNNAGSLVQRTRVLEFTHELWEKVMMLNLTSAFFLSQAVLRGMSERKSGVIINMSSVAARFGGGLGALAYSSAKAAVSTMTKGLTKEFAPQGVRVNCISPGTVDTGYHRSFSTQEGLDGVRAATPIGRLGTAEEIADLVVFLSSDQATFIHGQVIEINGGFFMA
- a CDS encoding N-acetylglucosamine kinase, with the protein product MAYFLAIDAGGTKTDFVLADETRTLARQRTGTIKRLRTDADTALQNLEEGLRGLTAQSGIAMSSVLRTCVGTAGETVPMVADWLRETIAERISGQLLLLGDVEIALDAAFRGGPGILVLAGTGSNVAGRTPSGKMANTGGWGPVLSDQGSGHAIGLRAIRSVFMAIDEGRTTALQQAVIDFWNLPSLDLLIEYANRTPAPDVSRLAQLVYSVAQHGDPVAQEVLKAEGEALAHLVRLLIRKLQTLQGDATFVPQLAFAGSIMERVVPVREALIASLRKDFPSLQTRDGVVDPIEGALWRARDQQAFEARAHAIEQRTTESVDATTAQPA